The Klebsiella sp. RIT-PI-d genomic sequence CTACATACTTTCGCCCTTCCACACCGTCATGACCGCCAAGAAAAATAGTGGCGATGAGCATCGCGCCGCCGCCCGCAGCAGCGATGAGTTTATTACGCAGACTGCTGGTCATCGGCATATCAGTTATCTCCAACTTTTACTGTAGGGCCGTATTTCTCCAGCGCCCTTACCTGGGCGTTGGCGACCTTTCGTTTGAAGTACCAGTTAATAAGCCCGGTGATAAGAATGCCCGCGATACCAGCCAGCACGCCGACAGCACTCCATTCATCAGGGCTCAGTTTTGTCAGAACACCGTTCAGGATGGTGCCGCCGGAAGTGCCGAGCGCGACACCGGTTACGAGTTTGCTCATATGGGACATGTCTCTTATCTCCGATTGTGTCGGAGTACTGTTCGTAGGGAAATAAAAAAGGCCGCCTGTTGGCAGCCTGATCGGATTAGTTTTTTATTTTCGTTCTATTAATCTGTAGTGTTTGCGCACAGCACAGCGCAATGCCTCTATGTTTAAAACCATGCGAAATCTCTCGCCCGGCTTCACAAGCATATATTCATCGCTATTAGGTAAAGGAACAACCTTAAAACACTCTCCATGTACGAAAATCAAGTTTATGCATCTTCGATAACCATTTAATAAGGACAAAAAACTTTAGCATACATGGCTAATTTAGGTTAGGAATGAATGCGGATACTCCAAATTTTGGCGAAACGCAAACCCAGTCATCAGGGCCCAACTGTTTTAATCATAGCCTTTTAATCGTTTTCCTTACCCCATCAACCACCTGAAGTGTGGGCGCAGCGAAAAAAGCCAGTACGCTGCACGACACGGCACCAAGAATACGTTTATTCCATGAGGACTGGGCATAGGCACTACACAGCAGAGAGAGCATGCCCGCGACGCCTGCATATCTCCATTCTGTTTTGTGGCTGTAAAGCCAAGATACCAGGCTCGCTCAGTAGCCGGGGTCTTTTTCTGGCATGCATTTCATCTCCACCTCCGCCGGAAACGCTGTATGGAAAAATGGGTAAAAAAGGCCTGCTCAGAGAAGCAGGTTGCGGCGAGCAAGTATTATCACTGGTGATGTCGGCTTATGGAGTAGGCCTTATCATTTCATAGATTTAATCTGGCATTACAAAGGGTATTACTCCCTCAATGCTGAATGCTTATCAAAGGGATTAGAAGGATAAAATTGATGTTTGGTGAGGTCGAACGTGAGTTATCTCAACTTATGTGCATTTTTGCTAAATAAGTCATGCAACTTTGTAACCACCCTTAACAGATTATGATATTTTTTGCGTACGCGTTAGCTTTTCTTCAAGCCTATAAAAATGGTAAGGGTTAAAAAGTGACAGACTTCACATTGAATAGCATTATTGTTCATGAGCTTTTAAAAGAAGCAAAGAAACCGATGAATCC encodes the following:
- a CDS encoding class II holin family protein, which produces MSKLVTGVALGTSGGTILNGVLTKLSPDEWSAVGVLAGIAGILITGLINWYFKRKVANAQVRALEKYGPTVKVGDN
- a CDS encoding phage holin family protein; its protein translation is MVSWLYSHKTEWRYAGVAGMLSLLCSAYAQSSWNKRILGAVSCSVLAFFAAPTLQVVDGVRKTIKRL